The Fragaria vesca subsp. vesca linkage group LG2, FraVesHawaii_1.0, whole genome shotgun sequence genome includes a window with the following:
- the LOC101310849 gene encoding uncharacterized protein At4g38062-like — MSTRLVEIRNLEEMENVYKELDNVKAEMERLQAELRVEKGISETLKISHSEQLITFQEAKQEVEKLDQQLNLKLEEISQVRQVSETLQSCLHEKESSLRHLSSLYEKLRADRDLKLRKLEGENKELAYAFDEVSEKNKELEQNACASSREVEGLKRRLLTTEKKNFEAEQKAQAAKHLRWRDDVIMNLEEEKRNAQHQLKWKKEQFEHLEEAHKRLQDQIELDKQEWEKGKSALLENISLLQTSLDSKTRILEHVQKRLEMCNQALAHEESKRKFLEVQVSEFKSRYEDVFSQCQQERSKFESLSVCRDEEIAKLRISIGTRDTSTKELETRIANLEQENQELYESIKELQESQIRNAGATKLTKLKNKLRGLEQEHSNCYRNLKAKESEWSSQIEKLKGDINGYNSELKGKEKKIQETQLELQRCNSMIEVLSEEISIILVIFKSEFMEAFSTKSDAKAEVVLCGEMDNKISVLTTQLEMKDCDLRKVLLELEQEHEQVELLMKRVRSLELAEQRQNKMEEEKRDILETLEKVNLQLAEKICEIGQLEDELNSWKSTAESLKICCEENQEKCRQLENSILIQTKSAEILKNERESLEEKNKTLEVLEQQIVLLAAAVAAKNEEVEDCTQDKENLIQNAKDKDSCIENLHKNITWLEQECFRREMEATILARFDAEKCAGRDKEMLFKVINEKDQKILSLEVYTVSLEQDLTTVFTSSFAEVVENLVTIDVLTEALKKASHLLKLQIEERNIRIIDLEKEVTGSCRRSIHQEEATFHLKQKVEEVEALLEAKKLETNKLTDDQRISECMVKQLEYEKAILFQDTTKLSKERGQILVHVEEICDCIGELNYEDTVMMDVLETMLQGFKEEGGPPMGLVAGNSLYDSTQENGSTTVSASARKIEASAGRSPLKEMNHRQLY; from the exons ATGTCAACAAG ATTAGTGGAAATCCGAAATCTGGAGGAAATGGAGAATGTTTATAAAGAACTGGACAATGTCAAAGCAGAGATGGAGAGGCTCCAGGCTGAGCTTCGGGTTGAGAAGGGAATTTCCGAGACTCTCAAGATATCTCACAGTGAGCAGTTGATCACGTTTCAAGAAGCTAAGCAGGAGGTTGAGAAACTAGATCAACAACTCAATCTCAAGCTTGAGGAAATTTCTCAAGTAAGGCAAGTCTCTGAAACCCTCCAATCATGTTTGCATGAAAAAGAATCGTCTCTTAGGCATTTGAGTTCTTTGTATGAAAAACTCAGAGCCGATCGTGATCTGAAACTGAGAAAACTAGAAGGAGAGAATAAAGAGCTGGCATATGCGTTCGATGAAGTTTCAGAAAAGAATAAAGAACTGGAGCAGAATGCTTGTGCCAGTAGTCGCGAGGTCGAGGGCCTTAAGAGACGCTTATTGACTACAGAAAAAAAGAATTTCGAGGCAGAGCAAAAGGCTCAAGCAGCCAAACATCTGAGGTGGAGAGATGATGTAATAATGAATTTAGAGGAGGAAAAAAGAAATGCTCAACATCAATTGAAATGGAAGAAGGAACAGTTTGAACATCTAGAAGAAGCACATAAAAGGCTCCAAGATCAGATTGAGTTGGATAAACAGGAGTGGGAGAAAGGCAAATCGGCCCTGCTTGAAAATATCTCTTTGTTGCAGACAAGCTTGGATTCCAAAACTAGAATTCTTGAACATGTTCAGAAACGTTTAGAGATGTGCAACCAAGCTTTAGCTCATGAAGAAAGTAAGAGGAAGTTTTTGGAGGTTCAAGTATCAGAATTCAAATCACGTTATGAGGATGTCTTTTCTCAGTGCCAACAAGAAAGGTCAAAGTTTGAAAGCTTGAGTGTTTGCAGGGATGAAGAGATTGCAAAGCTAAGAATCTCAATTGGAACAAGAGATACATCAACGAAAGAATTGGAAACCAGAATTGCTAACCTTGAGCAAGAGAATCAGGAATTATACGAATCTATTAAAGAGCTGCAGGAATCCCAGATCAGAAATGCTGGGGCTACTAAACTCACAAAGCTGAAGAACAAGCTGAGGGGTTTGGAGCAGGAACACAGCAACTGTTACAGAAATTTGAAAGCAAAAGAATCTGAATGGAGTTCCCAAATAGAGAAGTTGAAAGGAGATATAAATGGGTATAACTCTGAGTTGAAGGGTAAAGAGAAAAAAATACAGGAAACTCAGTTGGAGCTACAGAGATGCAATTCTATGATCGAGGTATTAAGTGAAGAGATTTCGATAATACTTGTAATCTTCAAATCAGAATTCATGGAGGCTTTCTCCACAAAATCTGATGCAAAAGCTGAAGTGGTGCTGTGTGGTGAAATGGATAACAAGATCTCTGTGCTTACTACACAGTTGGAGATGAAAGATTGTGATTTAAGAAAAGTTCTTCTTGAACTTGAACAAGAACATGAGCAAGTAGAGTTATTGATGAAGAGGGTAAGGTCCTTGGAACTTGCTGAACAGAGGCAGAATAAGATGGAGGAAGAGAAAAGAGATATTTTGGAGACTTTAGAAAAGGTGAATCTGCAGTTGGCTGAGAAAATTTGTGAAATAGGTCAATTAGAAGATGAATTAAATAGTTGGAAGTCTACTGCTGAAAGCTTGAAAATTTGTTGTGAAGAAAATCAAGAAAAATGTAGACAATTGGAGAATTCAATTCTCATACAAACAAAGAGTGCAGAAATCCTTAAGAATGAGAGAGAAAGCCTCGAAGAGAAAAATAAGACACTTGAAGTTCTGGAGCAGCAGATAGTCCTATTAGCAGCTGCAGTAGCAGCAAAGAATGAGGAAGTGGAAGACTGCACACAAGACAAAGAGAACCTAATCCAAAATGCAAAGGACAAGGATAGCTGCATAGAAAATCTCCACAAAAATATCACCTGGCTGGAACAAGAGTGCTTCAGAAGAGAAATGGAAGCGACAATTCTTGCAAGGTTTGATGCAGAGAAATGTGCTGGACGAGATAAAGAGATGCTTTTCAAGGTTATCAATGAGAAAGATCAGAAAATATTAAGTCTTGAGGTATATACAGTATCATTAGAGCAAGACTTAACTACTGTTTTCACTTCCTCTTTTGCTGAAGTTGTAGAAAATCTGGTTACAATTGATGTGCTTACTGAAGCTTTGAAGAAGGCCAGTCATTTGTTGAAGCTACAGATTGAAGAAAGGAACATAAGAATTATTGATTTGGAGAAAGAAGTAACTGGTTCATGCCGAAGATCGATACATCAGGAGGAAGCCACGTTTCATCTGAAACAAAAGGTAGAGGAAGTTGAAGCATTATTGGAAGCCAAGAAACTGGAAACCAATAAGTTGACGGATGATCAGAGGATTTCGGAATGCATGGTCAAGCAGCTTGAGTATGAAAAAGCTATACTGTTTCAAGACACCACAAAGCTATCAAAAGAAAGAGGGCAAATTTTGGTTCATGTTGAAGAAATTTGTGATTGTATTGGTGAACTCAATTATGAAGATACAGTAATGATGGATGTTTTAGAAACGATGCTGCAAGGATTTAAGGAAGAGGGTGGACCACCGATGGGTTTAGTGGCTGGTAATTCACTTTATGATTCTACCCAAGAGAATGGAAGCACTACAGTTTCTGCGTCAGCAAGAAAAATTGAAGCAAGTGCCGGAAGATCACCGCTAAAAGAAATGAATCATCGGCAGCTATACTGA
- the LOC101310367 gene encoding magnesium-dependent phosphatase 1-like isoform 1, which yields MRFGNSYQYRAVKCYVSDLLVLYFWLRLNLISLFQKEKLISVFFFFSECRSKREMPSLYPHARGILYALKEKGIDLAIASRSPTADIAKTFLDKLSIKSMFVAQEIFSSWTHKTDHFQKIHSRTGVPFNSMLFFDDENRNIQAVSKMGVTSMLVNKGVTVGALRQGLTKYSENVNILERNKQKWRTKFSQNSNVSEKSSNSSEKNESEDN from the exons ATGAGGTTTGGGAATTCCTACCAATATAGAGCAGTAAAGTGCTATGTTAGCGATCTTTTAGTTTTATATTTTTGGCTGAGACTAAATTTAATCTCTTTATTTCAAAAAGAAAAATTAATCTCTGTTTTTTTTTTTTTCAGCGAATGTCGCTCCAAACGTGAAATGCCGTCATTGTATCCCCATGCTAGAGGCATATTGTACGCATTGAAGGAAAAGGGGATCGATCTTGCCATCGCTTCTAGGTCACCAACTGCAGATATAGCGAAGACATTTCTTGACAAATTAAGTATCAAGTCAATGTTTGTAGCTCAG GAGATCTTTTCAAGTTGGACACACAAGACCGATCATTTCCAGAAAATTCACTCGAGGACTGGTGTACCCTTTAATTCAATGCTTTTCTTTGATGATGAGAACAGGAACATTCAAGCG GTTTCAAAGATGGGTGTAACGAGCATGTTGGTAAACAAAGGAGTAACTGTTGGAGCATTGAGGCAAGGTCTTACAAAATACTCTGAAAATGTGAACATATTGGAAAGGAACAAGCAGAAATGGCGCACAAAGTTCTCCCAGAATTCAAATGTATCAGAGAAAAGTTCAAATTCATCAGAGAAGAATGAGAGTGAAGATAATTGA
- the LOC101310367 gene encoding magnesium-dependent phosphatase 1-like isoform 2, which translates to MGDEKVKAEALELLGMFQALPRLVVFDLDYTLWPFYCECRSKREMPSLYPHARGILYALKEKGIDLAIASRSPTADIAKTFLDKLSIKSMFVAQEIFSSWTHKTDHFQKIHSRTGVPFNSMLFFDDENRNIQAVSKMGVTSMLVNKGVTVGALRQGLTKYSENVNILERNKQKWRTKFSQNSNVSEKSSNSSEKNESEDN; encoded by the exons ATGGGGGACGAGAAGGTGAAGGCAGAGGCTTTAGAGTTACTGGGAATGTTCCAAGCGCTTCCCAGATTGGTTGTCTTTGATCTTGATTACACTCTTTGGCCTTTCTATTG CGAATGTCGCTCCAAACGTGAAATGCCGTCATTGTATCCCCATGCTAGAGGCATATTGTACGCATTGAAGGAAAAGGGGATCGATCTTGCCATCGCTTCTAGGTCACCAACTGCAGATATAGCGAAGACATTTCTTGACAAATTAAGTATCAAGTCAATGTTTGTAGCTCAG GAGATCTTTTCAAGTTGGACACACAAGACCGATCATTTCCAGAAAATTCACTCGAGGACTGGTGTACCCTTTAATTCAATGCTTTTCTTTGATGATGAGAACAGGAACATTCAAGCG GTTTCAAAGATGGGTGTAACGAGCATGTTGGTAAACAAAGGAGTAACTGTTGGAGCATTGAGGCAAGGTCTTACAAAATACTCTGAAAATGTGAACATATTGGAAAGGAACAAGCAGAAATGGCGCACAAAGTTCTCCCAGAATTCAAATGTATCAGAGAAAAGTTCAAATTCATCAGAGAAGAATGAGAGTGAAGATAATTGA
- the LOC101296177 gene encoding probable ubiquitin-like-specific protease 2B-like: MDPRRLGVFDLDEDDVVEIESAKSNAKYRKKASPITKYTFLQYFSSSKTPLKEISNVSSPSQIPPPCLFLLEISLQTPKLLQNKHVPDDADCRSLICTQATSSEPGDDSVETALTNLRLESNTSKKSGLKQLRGAVYDPHWSKRQEENKSLDIRYGDTWNVKFDSDKSFEDVIYPKGDHDAVTISKRDLELLEPETFINDTIIDFYILYLKSNIQPEEKHRFHFFNSFFFRKLADLEKDPSSSCERKAAFQRVHKWTRKVNLFEKDYIFIPINYRLHWSLIVICHPGQVANCEDEGIESLPRGPCILHMDSIKGSHRDLKNLVQRYLCEEWKERNGDTAEGDSLRFLQLKFLELELPQQENLSDCGLFLLHYVERFLEEAPVYSSPLKNTELSNFLKKNWFPPAEASLKRHQIRKLLYDIIEQSQEAVIVDCINLDESPRALKNTDNEEPGIKNFYGNCHSAGAHASPGAYSSPSHVQCSSEWGRVADTSYLPSTANNTRSFMSPIQEEEQMADSPVYIEACQKDTALPSDLLPWDTSGSHGFSRNIGVNADLNSISDTSSSGSEIFSVVGVEEDDSLLEAEVFNCPRKVEKSESSSSWDLTACVVQDSEEENEMQDGTEVIYISSSLANQQANSTGKINLKEINILSSSEDQASESDDQQTPKRPRLTHHIGRRRPTRSLMKALHL; encoded by the exons ATGGATCCTCGGCGGTTGGGCGTGTTCGACTTGGACGAAGACGACGTGGTCGAGATTGAGTCCGCTAAATCGAACGCCAAATACAGGAAGAAGGCGAGCCCCATCACCAAGTACACGTTTCTCCAATACT TCTCCTCCTCAAAGACTCCCCTCAAGGAAATTAGCAATGTAAGTAGTCCTTCTCAAATTCCTCCTCCTTGTCTTTTCCTCCTTGAAATTAGCCTCCAAACTCCAAAATTGCTGCAGAATAAGCACGTTCCAGATGATGCTGATTGCCGCTCTTTGATATGCACTCAAG CTACATCATCAGAGCCAGGAGATGACAGT GTGGAAACTGCTTTAACTAATCTTCGTCTTGAATCAAATACTTCTAAAAAATCAG GTCTTAAACAGTTGAGAGGTGCAGTTTATGACCCTCATTGGTCCAAAAGACAGGAGGAAAATAAATCATTAGATATCAGATATGGTGATACATGGAACGTTAAATTTGA TTCTGATAAGTCTTTTGAAGATGTTATCTATCCAAAAGGGGATCATGATGCAGTTACTATAAGTAAGCGAGACCTTGAGCTTCTTGAGCCAGAGACATTCATTAATGACACCATAATTGACTTCTATATTCT ATACTTGAAAAGCAACATTCAACCCGAGGAAAAGCATAGGTTTCACTTCTTCAATAGTTTCTTCTTTCGGAAACTTGCTGATCTTGAGAAAGACCCATCAAGTTCCTGTGAACGCAAGGCAGCTTTTCAGCGTGTTCATAAATGGACTAGGAAAGTGAATCTTTTTGAAAAGGATTACATCTTCATTCCTATAAACTACAG GCTTCACTGGAGTTTGATTGTCATCTGTCATCCCGGTCAAGTGGCCAATTGTGAAG ACGAGGGAATTGAAAGCTTACCCAGGGGGCCATGCATCTTGCATATGGACTCAATTAAAGGAAGCCACAGGGACCTGAAGAATCTTGTTCAAAG ATACCTCTGTGAAGAGTGGAAAGAGAGGAATGGTGACACGGCAGAAGGTGATTCTTTGAGATTTTTGCAATTGAAATTTCTTGAACTGGAG CTACCACAGCAGGAAAATTTATCTGATTGTGGACTCTTTTTGCTTCATTATGTGGAGCGTTTTTTGGAGGAAGCTCCTGTTTATTCTAGCCCTTTGAAGAACACAGAGCTCTCCAACTTT CTAAAGAAAAATTGGTTCCCTCCTGCAGAGGCTTCTCTTAAACGCCATCAGATTAGAAAGTTGCTATATGATATCATCGAGCAATCTCAGGAAGCTGTTATAGTCGATTGCATTAACTTAGATGAATCCCCTCGAGCACTAAAAAATACAGACAATGAAGAACCTGGCATAAAGAATTTTTACGGGAATTGTCATAGTGCTGGTGCACATGCATCACCAGGAGCTTATTCTTCTCCTAGCCATGTACAGTGCTCTAGTGAATGGGGACGGGTTGCTGATACGAGTTATCTGCCGTCGACTGCCAATAATACGAGGAGTTTTATGTCACCTATACAG GAAGAGGAACAGATGGCTGATTCACCAGTCTACATTGAAGCTTGTCAGAAAGACACTGCATTACCTTCTGATTTACTACCCTGGGATACATCTGGGAGCCATGGGTTCTCAAGGAACATTGGTGTTAATGCTGATCTGAACTCAATTTCTGATACATCTAGTAGTGGATCAGAGATTTTTTCAGTGGTAGGGGTAGAAGAAGATGACTCGCTTTTGGAAGCTGAGGTGTTTAACTGTCCGAGGAAAGTGGAGAAATCTGAATCGTCTTCAAGTTGGGATCTCACTGCTTGTGTTGTGCAGGATTCTGAAGAGGAAAATGAGATGCAAGATGGCACTGAGGTTATATATATATCATCATCTCTAGCAAACCAACAAGCTAACTCTACTGGAAAAATAAATCTTAAAGAGATTAATATCCTATCAAGTAGTGAGGATCAAGCATCCGAATCTGATGACCAGCAGACTCCAAAAAGACCAAGGCTTACGCATCATATAGGTAGAAGACGGCCTACAAGAAGCCTCATGAAAGCCTTGCATTTGTGA